The following proteins come from a genomic window of Nycticebus coucang isolate mNycCou1 chromosome 11, mNycCou1.pri, whole genome shotgun sequence:
- the ARHGEF5 gene encoding rho guanine nucleotide exchange factor 5 isoform X2 produces the protein MEAEKPPHGAFPISAVVGFSTVPEAPMGSSPIPALEPEAQEGEDLCHPWREECRPLETQRRESGDVTDCAVKSMASFLKKGSTDVETKWETLEAKAYDSPEHPKAVPQSPADRQARTLSLPEPCTCPLQGEHLDVVSISSELGSRVEVEFLPEFTTPMLGSGQVEEREKTTLDTFAPARFSSPCEEHPAETSQTKNPEDGTVGQEELKFKAVQESWAPEGLWHPQEAQGLEGEGRQKVGLQGEGAPGEDNCADGLWGQQAQRVEQTDSEEGEQRREQNQAQDDGLPRRPGEREQLPRGLEGPKDGVWGQEDVEGSEQDQQGKKQGKPSSRDSAELEESRGDCWSEQRQSWVEQSEEVTGRQRAQGLRRDMLPVDRSEEEPGGWGGDSLAGVGEEGGMEEEKEHCGPSTLALVAPELSSPCDFFPDTLSPRMQIPGTQAEPRAEELSPLALPPTLKPVGCSHQPVSLPGSFPTGESSDNETAQDSQQEGSELGKRTVSYQEPEEVSANASGTPPRTLDPPSIQPAEVSPVTPVWSSANLPSSFPSACSPEVSRASLLTDKPSPYGTSKTRPATLHNFPSVEATLDPCASSEGAGPDVPFANCTGGIPHLRSNSFPGSHRTAQNPDLLGMSLSLSHSELPQRPPKPAIYGSVIPRRDRRTGRDCNIILESPNVLPISRQDSQELTLSLEQSSGPPSNQPWGAPLSPDLAARSSACGSSLPFVSMDMKSKDPLPPPILEKRHMPPSLVERNGQLCAAVPTLKRHNHAPPLVLGLGLHSPPKDPLPQIPDPLVARQHRPLPSTPDSPQHSQTSFSPRLKYNKPLPPTPDMRQSHHSVPSTISRRYRPLPPVPIMDPPSEPPPLPPKSRGKSRTPQEGLMNSGSQAKARPVCQDWTVSTAPCAGRTSWPPATGRSTESLASTSRSKSEVSPSMAFSNMTNLLSPSSPTTAWTQELPGPTPTNAPGLSEESEAPPRETWRRTVPRDGVNGPRKPALGQARQPEKPSHLHHPQLEKASSWPHRRDPGRQPGGSSEQAVVPGEGPNKHKGWNRQGLRRPSILPEAAPDSQGPAVERSLNPSDTIVFREKKPKETSGGFSRRCSKLINSSQVLYQEYSDVFLNKEIQSQQRLDSLAEVPGPMSPRQPRKGLVSSESYLQRLSVASSSSLWQEIPVVRNSTVLLSMTHEDQKLQESLKLSPWVECRDITAQSKLKLLGSSDSPASTSQVAGTTGARHNARLFFGCSHHCCLVGLGWV, from the exons ATGGAAGCTGAGAAGCCGCCACATGGAGCCTTTCCCATCTCTGCTGTAGTGGGATTCAGCACTGTCCCTGAAGCGCCCATGGGGAGCAGCCCAATCCCTGCCTTGGAGCCTGAAGCTCAAGAAGGTGAGGACCTGTGCCATCCATGGAGAGAAGAATGCAGACCCTTGGAGACACAGCGGAGAGAGTCAGGGGATGTGACTGACTGTGCAGTTAAGAGTATGGCCTCTTTCCTCAAGAAAGGTTCTACAGATGTGGAGACCAAATGGGAAACCCTTGAGGCTAAGGCCTATGACTCGCCAGAGCACCCAAAGGCAGTGCCCCAGAGCCCGGCAGACAGACAAGCAAGGACACTATCTCTCCCAGAGCCCTGCACCTGCCCCTTGCAGGGTGAACATCTAGACGTGGTCTCTATATCCAGTGAACTCGGCAGCAGAGTGGAGGTAGAATTTCTGCCTGAATTCACTACTCCAATGTTGGGATCTGGACAGgtagaagagagggagaaaaccACTCTAGATACCTTCGCTCCAGCCAGATTTTCTTCTCCCTGTGAAGAGCACCCTGCAGAGACCAGCCAGACCAAGAACCCTGAAGATGGAACTGTTGGGCAGGAAGAGCTGAAGTTCAAGGCAGTACAGGAAAGTTGGGCACCAGAAGGGCTCTGGCATCCCCAGGAGGCCCAGGGGCTGGAAGGAGAGGGGCGGCAGAAAGTGGGGCTCCAAGGAGAGGGCGCCCCGGGTGAGGACAATTGTGCTGATGGGCTCTGGGGACAGCAGGCACAGAGGGTAGAGCAGACAGATAGTGAAGAGGGAGAACAGAGGCGAGAGCAGAACCAGGCACAAGACGATGGGCTGCCCAGGAGGCCAGGAGAAAGGGAGCAGCTCCCTAGGGGGCTGGAGGGCCCAAAGGATGGTGTATGGGGTCAAGAGGATGTGGAGGGCAGTGAGCAGGACCAGCAAGGTAAAAAACAGGGGAAACCTAGCAGTAGAGATTCAGCAGAGCTGGAAGAAAGTAGGGGGGATTGTTGGTCTGAGCAGCGTCAGAGTTGGGTGGAGCAATCAGAGGAGGTAACTGGAAGGCAAAGAGCTCAGGGTCTAAGGAGGGATATGTTGCCAGTAGACAGGTCAGAGGAGGAGCCAGGGGGTTGGGGCGGGGACAGTCTGGCCGGAGTGGGAGAAGAAGGGGGcatggaagaggagaaagagcatTGTGGACCTTCAACACTGGCTCTGGTTGCCCCTGAGCTCTCTTCTCCTTGTGACTTCTTCCCAGACACTTTATCTCCCAGGATGCAGATTCCTGGGACTCAAGCAGAGCCCAGGGCTGAGGAACTGTCCCCCTTAGCTCTGCCTCCTACACTGAAGCCCGTAGGATGTTCCCACCAGCCGGTTTCTCTACCAGGCTCCTTTCCTACTGGGGAGTCATCGGACAATGAAACTGCTCAAGACAGCCAGCAAGAGGGATCTGAGCTGGGGAAGAGGACAGTATCCTACCAAGAGCCTGAGGAGGTCTCTGCCAATGCATCTGGGACTCCTCCAAGAACACTGGATCCTCCCTCCATCCAGCCTGCTGAGGTCTCTCCAGTCACACCTGTCTGGTCATCTGCCAACCTCCCATCTTCCTTTCCATCTGCATGTTCTCCAGAAGTTTCCAGAGCCTCTCTCTTAACAGACAAGCCCTCTCCCTATGGGACTTCCAAGACTCGCCCTGCCACCCTCCATAACTTCCCCTCTGTAGAGGCCACCTTAGATCCATGTGCCAGCTCTGAAGGGGCCGGCCCTGATGTTCCCTTTGCCAACTGCACAGGGGGTATCCCACACCTACGGAGCAACTCCTTCCCTGGCTCCCACAGGACAGCACAGAATCCAGACCTGTTGGGAATGTCACTTTCCCTCTCCCATTCAGAGTTGCCCCAGAGACCCCCCAAACCTGCCATCTATGGCTCTGTAATCCCAAGGAGGGACAGGAGAACTGGAAGGGACTGCAATATCATTTTGGAATCCCCCAATGTGTTACCCATTTCCAGGCAGGACTCTCAAGAACTCACCTTAAGCCTAGAGCAGTCCAGTGGTCCTCCCAGCAATCAGCCATGGGGAGCCCCACTCAGTCCAGACCTGGCCGCCCGGTCTTCTGCCTGTGGTTCTTCCCTACCCTTTGTCTCTATGGATATGAAGAGCAAGGACCCCTTGCCCCCTCCTATCCTAGAGAAGAGGCATATGCCTCCCTCCCTGGTGGAGAGAAATGGTCAACTTTGTGCTGCGGTCCCCACACTGAAACGGCATAACCATGCTCCTCCATTGGTCCTAGGTTTGGGGCTCCATAGCCCCCCTAAAGACCCACTCCCACAAATTCCCGATCCCCTTGTGGCAAGGCAGCACCGACCTCTGCCTTCTACCCCAGACAGCCCCCAGCACAGTCAGACCTCTTTCTCCCCTAGGCTCAAGTACAACAAACCATTACCCCCAACTCCTGACATGCGGCAGTCCCACCATTCTGTTCCTTCCACTATCTCAAGACGCTATAGGCCTCTTCCACCTGTGCCCATCATGGACCCTCCTTCTGAGCCACCCCCACTGCCTCCAAAGTCCAGGGGCAAGAGCAGGACCCCTCAGGAAGGACTGATGAACTCAGGGAGCCAAGCCAAAGCAAGACCTGTTTGTCAGGACTGGACAGTCTCCACTGCCCCCTGTGCTGGACGGACCTCCTGGCCCCCAGCCACGGGCAGATCAACAGAGTCTCTGGCTTCCACCAGCAGGAGTAAGAGTGAAGTGTCCCCTAGCATGGCTTTCAGCAACATGACAAATCTTCTGAGTCCCTCTTCCCCTACTACTGCCTGGACTCAGGAGCTTCCAGGACCCACCCCTACAAATGCACCAGGGCTCTCAGAAGAGTCTGAAGCCCCTCCAAGAGAAACTTGGAGAAGAACAGTCCCTAGAGATGGAGTCAATGGCCCCAGGAAGCCAGCACTAGGCCAAGCCAGGCAGCCGGAAAAGCCCAGCCATCTCCACCATCCCCAGTTGGAGAAGGCGTCCAGCTGGCCCCACCGGCGGGACCCAGGAAGACAGCCTGGGGGCAGCAGTGAACAGGCTGTAGTGCCTGGGGAGGGGCCCAACAAGCACAAGGGCTGGAACCGGCAGGGCCTGCGCAGACCTTCCATCCTGCCCGAGGCTGCTCCAG ATTCACAAGGTCCAGCTGTGGAAAGATCCCTTAATCCCTCAGACACTATTGTCTTCCG AGAGAAAAAACCAAAGGAAACCTCAGGAGGCTTTTCAAGACGCTGCTCTAAGCTCATCAACTCCT cCCAGGTGCTCTACCAGGAGTACAGCGACGTCTTCCTGAACAAGGAGATTCAGAGCCAGCAGCGGCTGGACAGCCTGGCAGAGGTCCCTGGGCCTATGTCCCCCCGGCAGCCTCGAAAGGGCCTGGTGTCCTCCGAGTCGTACCTGCAGCGCCTGTCAGTGGCCTCCAGCAGCTCCCTCTGGCAGGAGATCCCTGTGGTCCGCAACAGTACTGTGCTGCTCTCCATGACCCACGAAGACCAGAAACTGCAGGAG agcctcaagctgtcaccctgggtagagtgccgtgacatcacagctcagagcaaactcaaactcctgggctcaagcgattctcctgcttccacctcccaagtagctgggaccacaggtgcccgccacaacgcccggctattttttggttgtagccatcattgttgtttggtgggcctgggctgggtttga